The following proteins come from a genomic window of Trinickia caryophylli:
- a CDS encoding glycosyltransferase family 4 protein encodes MSDETLAATGAAELVPALRPRRLAPTVAQTRAPRIAVVHDWLVTYAGAERVLEQILACFPDADLFSLVDFLDDRTFLRGKRATTSFIQRMPLARKRYRAYLPLMPLAIEQLDLSAYDLVISSSHAVAKGVLTGPDQVHISYVHSPIRYAWDLQHQYLEQSHLTHGVRSAFARMILHYIRNWDIRTSNSVDHFVANSQFIARRIKKVYQRDAQVIFPPVDVDSFGLNERKEDFYLTASRLVPYKKIDLIVEAFSHMPDKTLVVIGDGPEMAAVRAKASPNVVIMGYQPFAVLHDHMRRAKAFVFAAEEDFGIAPVEAQACGTPVIAYGKGGVLETVRDLSQNRPTGLFFHEQNAAAIAGAVEAFERDAHLFSARDCRANAERFSVQHFRERFVACVESLCPGASQRTATVAAAGSPAAEPVAAADAPSGGAELPMRVLAVDQSGVLGGAELSLLEVARNFKASIDVVLFDDGPFRLALENAGVRVEVLASGALGGVSKQARMPILRTLAGVVSLVRRTVRRARYADLIYANTQRAMVIGALAGMLTRKPVVWHLRDIVSEEHFGRLQRALIKWCGQHALDHVIANSGASAAAFAELSGVPDERIDVVFNGISEAPFRRQDDIPQAALRARLGLPADAFIVGCFSRLAHWKGQHVLLDAARLDPQMHVALVGAAFFGEDDYELSLKAFVEKHGLRSRVHFLGFRDDVPACMRAMDAIAHTSIAPEPFGRVIVEGMLARRPVVAMRAGGVTEIVDDGINGLLCEPGEATALAAALTRLRTDAQLRARLVEKGYDVARQRFGSRAYLDGVRRVLSRVGAQRARRKAP; translated from the coding sequence ATGAGCGATGAAACCCTTGCCGCAACCGGGGCGGCGGAACTCGTTCCGGCTCTTCGGCCGCGACGTCTCGCACCCACCGTGGCGCAAACCCGCGCGCCGCGCATCGCGGTCGTTCACGACTGGCTCGTCACTTACGCGGGTGCCGAGCGCGTGCTCGAGCAGATACTCGCCTGCTTTCCCGATGCGGACTTGTTCAGCCTCGTCGATTTCCTCGACGATCGTACGTTCCTGCGCGGCAAGCGCGCCACGACTTCGTTCATTCAACGCATGCCGCTCGCGCGCAAGCGGTATCGCGCGTATTTGCCGCTGATGCCGCTTGCGATCGAGCAACTGGATCTGAGCGCCTACGACCTCGTGATCTCGAGCAGCCATGCCGTGGCGAAGGGCGTGCTCACGGGCCCGGATCAAGTGCACATCAGCTACGTGCATTCGCCGATCCGCTATGCGTGGGATTTGCAGCATCAGTATCTCGAGCAATCGCATCTGACGCATGGCGTACGTTCGGCATTCGCGCGCATGATTCTGCATTACATTCGCAACTGGGATATCCGCACCTCGAATTCGGTCGACCATTTCGTCGCCAATTCGCAGTTCATTGCGCGGCGTATCAAGAAGGTCTATCAGCGCGATGCCCAGGTCATCTTTCCGCCCGTCGACGTCGATTCGTTCGGCCTCAACGAGCGCAAGGAGGACTTTTATCTCACCGCTTCGCGCCTCGTGCCTTACAAGAAGATCGATCTGATCGTCGAAGCATTTTCCCACATGCCCGACAAGACACTCGTCGTCATCGGCGACGGCCCCGAGATGGCGGCGGTTCGCGCGAAAGCCTCGCCCAACGTCGTGATCATGGGCTATCAGCCGTTTGCCGTGCTGCATGACCATATGCGCCGGGCGAAGGCGTTCGTGTTCGCCGCGGAGGAGGATTTCGGCATTGCTCCGGTTGAAGCGCAGGCCTGCGGCACGCCTGTGATCGCCTATGGAAAGGGCGGGGTGCTCGAGACGGTGCGCGATCTGTCGCAGAACCGTCCCACGGGCCTCTTTTTTCACGAGCAGAACGCGGCGGCCATTGCGGGTGCCGTCGAGGCGTTCGAGCGCGATGCGCACCTCTTCTCCGCCCGCGACTGCCGCGCCAACGCCGAACGTTTTTCCGTGCAGCATTTTCGCGAGCGGTTCGTCGCCTGCGTCGAAAGTCTCTGCCCTGGTGCTTCGCAGCGTACGGCCACCGTTGCCGCCGCGGGTTCGCCGGCAGCCGAGCCGGTGGCGGCCGCCGATGCCCCGTCGGGCGGCGCGGAGCTGCCCATGCGCGTGCTCGCCGTCGATCAAAGCGGCGTGCTCGGCGGTGCCGAGCTGTCTTTGCTCGAGGTTGCGCGCAATTTCAAGGCTTCGATCGACGTCGTGCTCTTCGATGACGGCCCGTTCAGGCTCGCGCTCGAAAACGCCGGCGTGCGCGTGGAGGTGCTCGCGAGCGGCGCGCTCGGCGGCGTGTCGAAGCAGGCGCGCATGCCGATTCTGCGCACGCTCGCGGGTGTGGTGTCGCTTGTGCGCAGAACCGTCCGGCGCGCACGTTACGCCGATCTCATCTACGCGAACACGCAACGCGCGATGGTCATCGGTGCGTTGGCCGGCATGCTCACGCGCAAACCGGTGGTCTGGCATCTGCGCGACATCGTCAGCGAGGAGCATTTCGGCAGGCTGCAGCGTGCGCTCATCAAGTGGTGCGGCCAGCACGCGCTCGACCACGTGATCGCCAATTCAGGTGCCTCGGCCGCTGCGTTCGCCGAGCTCTCCGGCGTGCCGGACGAGCGCATCGACGTCGTGTTCAACGGTATTTCCGAGGCGCCGTTCCGACGGCAGGACGATATCCCTCAGGCGGCGTTGCGCGCGCGCCTCGGCTTGCCGGCCGATGCGTTCATCGTTGGCTGCTTCAGCCGTCTCGCGCATTGGAAGGGCCAGCACGTGCTGCTCGATGCGGCGCGGCTCGATCCGCAAATGCACGTTGCATTGGTCGGAGCGGCGTTCTTCGGCGAAGACGACTATGAGCTGTCGCTGAAGGCGTTCGTCGAGAAGCACGGCCTGCGCTCGCGCGTGCACTTCCTCGGCTTTCGAGACGACGTGCCGGCCTGCATGCGCGCCATGGATGCGATCGCGCACACGTCGATCGCACCGGAGCCGTTCGGCCGTGTGATCGTAGAGGGCATGCTTGCCCGGCGCCCCGTTGTCGCCATGCGGGCCGGTGGCGTTACCGAGATCGTCGACGACGGAATCAATGGCCTGCTGTGCGAGCCGGGCGAAGCGACGGCGCTCGCGGCGGCGCTGACGCGGCTGCGCACCGATGCGCAATTGCGTGCCCGGCTTGTCGAAAAGGGCTATGACGTCGCGCGCCAGCGCTTCGGCTCGCGCGCCTATCTCGACGGCGTGCGGCGCGTGTTGTCGCGTGTGGGTGCGCAACGGGCGCGGCGCAAGGCCCCCTGA
- a CDS encoding acyltransferase family protein: protein MSDWTAFPVSGRTSATQGPAPAAGRLEAVSTATVSKDTFIDAMRGVAALIVAYFHCRQVVWVGVHRFHEVVGFSLNPSVLLGYLTLPVMWGSAGVSIFFVISGYCIHRNPAARLAADPTYRLDTPIFWARRFARIYPVLFAALLVTLALDSISLSLPPVNHKILDIGPKAFLISLFSMQGVLAHPYGSNGALWTLAIEVQFYLMYPLLFAARRRFGLSRVMVVIAAINVVSGYLLEPVWIYFFTSYWFSWTLGAYVAEIRATPGAFSLTRGQILKWRIVALVTAALGCAAFNYSFYIGQYIGFQLWALGFAFWLRTTLKRDDEPTREGLFTRLLVHCGAFSYSLYVIHLPIFICLTAIFFRSELQVSIWPSFAFFPVAIAAAYVFYRCIELPAMRWSSSIRRRKPAAQRPSAV, encoded by the coding sequence ATGAGCGATTGGACAGCATTTCCCGTATCCGGCAGGACCTCGGCGACACAGGGGCCCGCACCGGCGGCCGGCCGCCTCGAGGCAGTCTCCACCGCCACCGTATCCAAAGATACTTTCATCGACGCGATGCGCGGTGTAGCCGCTTTGATCGTGGCCTATTTTCACTGCCGCCAGGTGGTGTGGGTAGGTGTGCACCGCTTTCACGAAGTCGTCGGTTTTTCGCTGAATCCGAGCGTCTTGCTGGGTTACCTGACGCTGCCAGTCATGTGGGGCTCCGCGGGCGTATCGATCTTCTTCGTGATCAGCGGCTATTGCATCCATCGCAATCCGGCTGCCCGGCTCGCGGCCGACCCGACGTACCGGCTCGATACCCCGATCTTCTGGGCACGGCGTTTCGCCCGCATCTATCCCGTGCTCTTTGCGGCACTGCTCGTCACACTCGCGCTCGATTCGATCAGCCTCAGCCTCCCCCCGGTCAATCACAAGATTCTCGACATCGGCCCCAAGGCCTTTTTGATCAGTCTCTTTTCGATGCAAGGCGTGCTCGCCCATCCATATGGCTCGAACGGCGCGCTGTGGACGCTTGCGATCGAAGTGCAGTTCTATCTGATGTACCCGCTGCTTTTCGCGGCACGACGCCGCTTCGGCCTGTCGCGCGTAATGGTCGTCATCGCGGCCATCAACGTGGTCTCGGGCTATCTGCTCGAGCCCGTCTGGATCTATTTCTTCACGTCCTACTGGTTCTCTTGGACACTTGGCGCCTACGTCGCCGAAATTCGTGCGACGCCGGGTGCCTTTTCGCTCACGAGGGGGCAGATCCTCAAATGGCGGATCGTCGCCCTGGTAACTGCCGCGCTCGGCTGCGCCGCCTTCAATTACAGCTTCTACATCGGCCAGTACATCGGCTTCCAGCTGTGGGCGCTCGGCTTCGCATTCTGGCTGCGCACCACTCTCAAGCGCGACGACGAACCCACCCGCGAGGGACTCTTTACGCGCCTGCTCGTGCACTGCGGGGCGTTCAGCTATTCCCTCTATGTCATTCATCTGCCGATCTTCATCTGCCTGACCGCGATCTTCTTTCGCTCCGAGCTGCAGGTATCGATTTGGCCCTCGTTCGCATTCTTCCCCGTCGCCATCGCGGCCGCCTACGTCTTCTACCGATGCATCGAGTTGCCGGCCATGCGCTGGTCCTCGAGCATCAGGCGGCGCAAGCCGGCCGCGCAGCGGCCGTCCGCGGTTTGA
- a CDS encoding flippase, producing the protein MDKGMLKNVAINFFGLILPTFVSLVTVPTYIKLLGVERYGVVSLVWTFIGYFGVLDLGMSMAAQNHISKARAANDPEQSAIVFWSAFWLNLATGIAGGIIVYIGGYLYTAYFTHVEPAMRSEVYHALPWLALAIPIANISWVCAGAINGAERFGVYNTNQTLGTFLFQLLPLGAAWMIAPTLPNVLAAAVLARGIAAVLLARASMRVLEIDRIRMPQFRVAKDLFRFGGWMLAASMAIMVGDTLDRVLLGAGLGARFVTYYTVPQNLVTRLNMLPNALVRTLFPRLSAIERDHADVLVRQALEFLNGVFTPIMIVAMLALGPFLNLWVGSELANASVNVGRVLIISVWLVGQAGVTRLLIQSQIDPARAAWIGIIELPLFAAILMFGISHFGLTGAATIVVMRSLVDYAVLLYLSKIHARPIVLDMIGHLAFLGLAGYLAHAVTNLAALAALAAGLAGTNLAWSVSTSPSLRGMARALVLRVNARRSA; encoded by the coding sequence ATGGATAAAGGCATGCTGAAGAACGTCGCGATCAACTTTTTCGGGTTGATCCTGCCGACGTTCGTCTCGCTCGTAACGGTACCGACCTACATCAAGCTGCTCGGCGTGGAGCGGTATGGCGTCGTGAGTCTGGTATGGACGTTCATCGGCTATTTCGGGGTGCTCGACCTCGGCATGAGCATGGCCGCGCAGAACCATATCTCGAAGGCGCGCGCGGCCAACGATCCCGAGCAAAGCGCCATCGTTTTCTGGAGTGCGTTCTGGCTGAACCTCGCGACCGGGATCGCGGGCGGGATCATCGTCTATATCGGCGGGTATCTCTACACGGCCTATTTCACGCATGTCGAGCCGGCGATGCGCAGCGAGGTCTATCACGCGCTGCCGTGGCTCGCGCTGGCCATTCCGATCGCCAATATTTCGTGGGTGTGTGCCGGCGCGATCAACGGCGCCGAACGGTTCGGTGTCTACAACACGAATCAGACGCTCGGCACGTTTCTGTTTCAGCTGTTGCCGCTCGGTGCGGCGTGGATGATCGCGCCCACGCTGCCCAATGTGCTCGCGGCGGCTGTGCTCGCGCGCGGCATAGCCGCGGTGCTGCTCGCGCGCGCGAGCATGCGCGTGCTCGAGATCGACCGCATCCGGATGCCGCAGTTTCGCGTGGCCAAGGACCTGTTCCGTTTCGGCGGCTGGATGTTGGCGGCGAGCATGGCGATCATGGTGGGCGACACGCTCGATCGCGTGCTGCTCGGCGCCGGCCTCGGCGCGCGCTTCGTGACCTACTACACGGTCCCGCAAAATCTCGTCACGCGGCTCAACATGCTGCCGAATGCGCTCGTGCGCACGCTCTTTCCGCGTCTATCGGCCATCGAGCGCGATCACGCGGACGTGCTCGTCAGGCAGGCATTGGAGTTTCTCAACGGCGTATTCACGCCGATCATGATCGTGGCGATGCTCGCGCTCGGGCCGTTCCTGAACCTGTGGGTCGGCAGCGAACTGGCGAACGCGTCCGTCAACGTCGGCCGTGTGCTGATCATCAGCGTCTGGCTCGTCGGGCAGGCCGGCGTCACACGGCTTTTGATCCAATCGCAAATCGATCCGGCGCGGGCGGCGTGGATCGGCATTATCGAGCTGCCGTTGTTCGCGGCCATCCTGATGTTCGGCATCAGCCATTTTGGCCTGACGGGCGCGGCGACCATCGTCGTCATGCGCTCGCTCGTCGATTATGCGGTTCTGCTTTATCTGTCCAAGATCCATGCGCGGCCGATCGTGCTCGACATGATCGGGCACCTGGCCTTTCTCGGCCTGGCCGGCTATCTCGCGCATGCGGTCACGAATCTGGCGGCGCTGGCCGCGCTGGCCGCCGGGCTCGCCGGTACGAACCTCGCCTGGTCGGTCTCGACGTCCCCCTCGTTGCGCGGCATGGCCCGCGCGCTGGTGCTGCGTGTCAATGCAAGGAGAAGCGCATGA
- the galU gene encoding UTP--glucose-1-phosphate uridylyltransferase GalU: MLKVTKAVFPVAGLGTRFLPATKASPKEMLPIVDKPLIQYAVEEAVAAGITELIFVTGRGKRAIEDHFDTSYEIEAELEARGKDKLLDLVRNIKPSHVDCFYVRQPAARGLGHAVLCAEKLVADSPFAVILADDLLYGEQPVMKQMIDVFNHYHSSIVGVEAIAREDSRSYGVVEGREWEEDIFKLSGIVEKPAPDAAPSNLGVVGRYVLMPSIFSHLRKLEAGVLGELQLTDALHSLLAEEQVLAYRYYGTRFDCGSKLGYLKATVEFALRHPEIGEQFDTYLRDCIAHMTAS; the protein is encoded by the coding sequence ATGTTGAAAGTCACCAAAGCGGTATTTCCGGTGGCGGGGCTTGGAACCCGATTCCTGCCCGCCACGAAGGCGAGCCCCAAGGAGATGCTGCCCATAGTCGACAAGCCGCTCATTCAATATGCGGTGGAGGAGGCAGTTGCAGCAGGTATCACCGAGTTGATCTTCGTGACGGGCCGTGGCAAACGGGCCATCGAAGATCACTTCGATACCTCGTATGAGATAGAGGCCGAACTCGAGGCGCGCGGCAAGGACAAGCTGCTCGATCTCGTGCGTAACATCAAGCCGAGCCACGTGGATTGCTTCTACGTGCGTCAGCCGGCGGCGCGCGGTCTCGGCCACGCGGTGCTCTGCGCGGAGAAGCTCGTGGCGGACAGCCCGTTCGCCGTGATATTGGCCGACGACCTGCTTTATGGCGAACAGCCCGTCATGAAGCAGATGATCGACGTGTTCAACCACTATCACAGCTCGATCGTGGGCGTGGAAGCCATCGCACGCGAGGACAGCCGTTCCTACGGCGTGGTCGAGGGCCGCGAATGGGAGGAGGATATCTTCAAGCTGTCGGGCATCGTCGAGAAACCCGCTCCCGATGCCGCGCCGTCGAATCTCGGCGTGGTCGGGCGCTACGTGCTGATGCCGAGCATCTTCTCGCATCTGCGCAAGCTCGAGGCCGGCGTGCTGGGCGAACTTCAGCTCACGGACGCGCTTCATTCGTTGCTGGCCGAGGAGCAGGTGCTGGCCTATCGCTACTACGGCACGCGTTTCGATTGCGGCAGCAAGCTCGGCTATCTGAAAGCCACGGTCGAGTTCGCGCTGCGGCATCCCGAGATCGGCGAGCAGTTCGATACTTATCTGCGCGATTGCATCGCGCACATGACCGCTTCCTGA
- a CDS encoding phosphocholine-specific phospholipase C produces the protein MTSRSRRDFFRAAAQAAGVIASMGVVPAGIRRALAIPANDATRSIDDIEHIVILMQENRSFDHYFGTLRGVRGYGDRHAIELPNGKPVWYQPIVAGMGHVLPFRPDAAELGMQYMQGLLHDWATTQLAWHGGRYDRWIMAKGPLTMAHLTRGDIPFHYQLADAFTICDGYHCSGMMPTDPNRYYMWTGSIGNDGVGGGPVIDNAEAGYSWSTCPEMLQAAGITWKIYQDVGLGLDASGSWGWTRDPFVGNYGDNSLLYFDQFRNAQPGSPLYDNARTGTNVAASGGYFDILKADVQGGTLPQVSWIVAPEAYSEHPNWPPNYGAWYVDQVLQALTSNAAVWSKTALILTYDENDGFFDHVPPPFAPWSDATGRSTVDTTNEYFGGAPGKAAGPYGLGPRVPTLIVSPWTKGGWVCSETFDHTSIIRFIERRFGRGRNSLSANITAWRKAVCGDLTSAFDFANPNAQWPTTLPGTSAYVPVDRKRHFSYIPLPPLSQSKPVQEPGVRPARALPYELFVLGKPNGAKGTFGLEFVSRGTSGAAFHLYSLGGTMPPRAYAVEAHKRLADEFLLDAQGRYAWAVHGPNGFYRRFKGIAVDTRQAGGATAVPEVAEAYDVANGNLGLRLRNLGTAACEFSVANDYDGKTTRYTVTGGDAANIYLDLRAFHGWYDFAVTVTGDPEFERVLAGHVETGRSSMSDPGFGMS, from the coding sequence ATGACCTCGAGAAGCCGCCGCGATTTTTTTCGTGCCGCTGCGCAGGCAGCAGGCGTCATCGCTTCGATGGGCGTCGTGCCCGCCGGAATTCGACGCGCGCTCGCGATTCCCGCGAACGATGCGACGCGCAGCATCGATGACATCGAGCACATCGTGATCCTGATGCAGGAGAATCGCTCGTTCGATCATTACTTCGGCACGCTGCGCGGCGTGCGTGGATACGGCGACCGCCATGCAATCGAATTGCCGAACGGCAAGCCCGTCTGGTATCAGCCGATCGTCGCCGGCATGGGCCACGTCCTGCCTTTTCGCCCCGACGCCGCCGAACTCGGCATGCAATACATGCAGGGCTTGCTGCATGACTGGGCGACGACGCAGCTGGCCTGGCACGGCGGACGTTACGACCGCTGGATCATGGCGAAGGGGCCCTTGACGATGGCCCACCTCACGCGCGGCGACATCCCATTCCACTACCAACTGGCCGATGCGTTCACGATCTGCGATGGCTACCACTGCTCGGGCATGATGCCGACCGATCCGAACCGCTACTACATGTGGACGGGGTCGATCGGCAACGACGGTGTGGGTGGCGGCCCCGTCATCGATAATGCGGAAGCGGGCTATTCGTGGTCGACGTGCCCGGAGATGCTGCAGGCAGCGGGCATTACGTGGAAGATCTATCAGGACGTCGGCCTTGGCCTCGATGCGAGCGGATCGTGGGGCTGGACGCGCGATCCGTTCGTCGGCAACTACGGCGACAACTCGCTGCTCTACTTCGATCAGTTCCGCAATGCGCAGCCGGGCAGCCCGCTCTACGACAACGCGCGCACGGGTACGAACGTGGCCGCGAGCGGCGGGTATTTCGACATCCTGAAGGCCGACGTGCAAGGTGGCACGCTGCCGCAGGTGTCATGGATCGTGGCGCCCGAAGCCTACTCGGAGCATCCGAACTGGCCACCGAACTACGGTGCATGGTACGTCGATCAGGTGCTGCAGGCATTGACGTCGAACGCCGCCGTCTGGAGCAAGACGGCACTCATCCTCACCTACGACGAGAACGACGGTTTCTTCGATCACGTGCCCCCGCCTTTCGCGCCGTGGTCCGACGCGACGGGCCGCTCCACCGTCGATACCACCAACGAATACTTCGGCGGTGCGCCCGGCAAAGCGGCCGGCCCCTACGGACTCGGGCCGCGCGTACCGACGCTGATCGTCTCGCCCTGGACGAAAGGTGGATGGGTCTGTTCGGAGACGTTCGATCATACGTCGATCATCCGCTTCATCGAAAGGCGCTTCGGCCGCGGGCGCAATTCGTTGTCGGCGAACATCACGGCCTGGCGCAAGGCGGTTTGCGGCGATCTGACGAGCGCATTCGATTTTGCGAACCCGAATGCGCAATGGCCGACGACGCTGCCGGGTACGAGTGCATACGTGCCCGTCGATAGGAAGCGGCATTTCAGCTACATTCCGCTGCCGCCGCTCAGCCAGTCGAAGCCCGTGCAGGAACCGGGGGTCCGGCCGGCGCGCGCGTTGCCTTACGAGCTCTTCGTGCTCGGCAAGCCGAACGGCGCGAAAGGGACCTTCGGCCTGGAGTTCGTCAGCCGCGGCACGAGCGGAGCGGCGTTTCACCTTTATTCGCTTGGCGGGACGATGCCGCCGCGTGCCTATGCCGTGGAAGCGCATAAGCGCCTGGCGGACGAGTTCCTGCTCGATGCGCAAGGACGCTATGCGTGGGCCGTTCATGGGCCGAACGGATTTTACCGGCGCTTCAAGGGTATTGCCGTCGACACGCGGCAAGCGGGCGGGGCGACAGCGGTGCCGGAAGTGGCCGAAGCGTACGACGTGGCCAACGGCAACCTCGGCCTGCGGCTCAGGAATCTCGGCACAGCCGCCTGCGAATTCTCGGTCGCCAACGACTATGACGGCAAAACGACGCGCTACACGGTAACGGGAGGCGACGCCGCGAACATCTACCTCGACTTGCGCGCGTTTCACGGCTGGTACGATTTCGCCGTGACCGTTACCGGCGATCCCGAATTCGAGCGTGTTTTGGCGGGACATGTGGAGACCGGGCGCAGCAGCATGAGCGATCCCGGGTTCGGGATGTCATGA
- a CDS encoding phosphocholine-specific phospholipase C, which translates to MTSTSRRDFMRAAAQAAGAAAAMGALPAGIRQALAIPANDATRSINDIEHIVILMQENRSFDHYFGTLRGVRGYGDRRAIELPNGKPVWYQPLAAGLGHVLPFRPSAPDLGLQFLQDLPHDWTTTQAAWNGGRYDQWVPAKGTTTMAYLTREDIPFHYQLADAFTICDAYHCSGMTPTDPNRYYMWTGWVGNDGSGGGPVIDNAEAGYSWSTYPEMLQAAGITWKIYQDIGTGLDANGSWGWTQDAFIGNYGDNSLLYFDQYRNAQPGSPLYDNARTGTNVAVSGGYFDVLKADVANGTLPQVSWIVAPEAYTEHPNWPANYGAWYVDQVLQVLTSNPTLWSKTALLITYDENDGFFDHIAPPYAPWSDTAGRSTVDTANEYYPGKGTNPAGPYGLGPRVPMLVVSPWSKGGWVCSETFDHTSIIRFIEKRFGHGRNLLSPNVTPWRRTICGDLTSAFDFRHPNAAFPALPGTSGYVPADKQRHPDYVPLPPLVQSKPSQEPGVRLARALPYELFVRAHTHAHGGKLHVEFVNTGDAGAAFQLYHRHTLDAPRAYTVEAGKRLADDVSLGLDGGYDYVVHGPNGFMRRFAGKAVATHWWSARAAVPEVRESYDVANGNVSLRLKNEGTAACRFTVLNVYDGHKTTRRVRGGEAVDLYIDLRAWHGWYDLVVSVDTDASFVRALAGHVETGRNSMSDPALGEA; encoded by the coding sequence ATGACCTCGACAAGCCGCCGTGATTTTATGCGCGCCGCCGCTCAGGCGGCAGGCGCCGCCGCCGCAATGGGTGCGTTGCCTGCCGGCATTCGCCAGGCGCTCGCGATCCCCGCGAACGATGCGACGCGCAGCATCAACGACATCGAGCACATCGTGATCCTGATGCAGGAGAACCGCTCGTTCGATCATTACTTCGGCACGCTGCGCGGCGTGCGCGGATATGGCGACCGCCGCGCGATCGAGTTGCCGAACGGCAAGCCCGTCTGGTATCAGCCGCTGGCGGCCGGCCTGGGCCACGTGTTGCCTTTCCGCCCGAGCGCCCCCGATCTCGGCCTGCAATTCCTGCAGGATCTGCCGCACGACTGGACGACGACGCAAGCGGCCTGGAACGGCGGCCGCTACGATCAGTGGGTGCCGGCGAAGGGCACGACGACGATGGCCTATCTCACGCGCGAGGACATCCCGTTCCACTACCAACTGGCCGACGCGTTTACGATCTGCGATGCCTATCACTGTTCGGGCATGACGCCGACCGATCCGAACCGCTACTACATGTGGACGGGCTGGGTCGGCAACGACGGCAGCGGCGGCGGCCCCGTCATCGACAACGCCGAGGCGGGCTATTCGTGGTCGACCTATCCGGAGATGCTGCAGGCAGCGGGCATTACGTGGAAGATCTATCAGGATATCGGCACGGGGCTCGATGCGAACGGCTCCTGGGGCTGGACGCAGGACGCCTTCATCGGCAACTATGGCGATAACTCGCTGCTCTACTTCGACCAATATCGTAACGCGCAGCCGGGCAGCCCGCTCTACGACAACGCGCGCACGGGCACGAACGTGGCGGTGAGCGGCGGGTATTTCGACGTTCTGAAGGCCGACGTGGCCAATGGCACGCTGCCGCAGGTGTCGTGGATCGTGGCGCCCGAAGCCTATACGGAGCACCCGAACTGGCCGGCCAATTACGGCGCATGGTATGTCGATCAGGTGTTGCAGGTGCTCACGTCGAATCCGACGCTGTGGAGCAAGACCGCGCTGCTGATCACCTACGACGAGAACGACGGCTTCTTCGATCACATCGCGCCGCCGTATGCGCCGTGGTCCGATACGGCGGGCCGTTCGACCGTCGATACGGCGAACGAATACTACCCCGGCAAAGGCACGAACCCGGCGGGCCCCTATGGACTTGGCCCGCGCGTGCCGATGCTCGTCGTCTCGCCCTGGTCGAAGGGCGGATGGGTCTGCTCGGAGACTTTCGATCATACGTCGATCATCCGCTTTATCGAAAAGCGTTTCGGCCATGGGCGCAATCTGTTGTCGCCGAACGTCACGCCGTGGCGCCGGACGATATGCGGCGATCTGACGAGCGCGTTCGACTTCCGGCATCCGAATGCGGCGTTTCCGGCGCTGCCCGGGACGAGCGGCTACGTGCCTGCCGACAAACAGCGCCATCCGGATTACGTGCCGCTGCCGCCGCTCGTGCAGTCGAAGCCGAGCCAGGAGCCGGGCGTGCGGCTCGCGCGTGCATTGCCTTACGAGCTGTTTGTGCGTGCGCATACGCATGCGCATGGCGGCAAGCTGCACGTCGAATTCGTCAATACGGGCGACGCCGGTGCTGCGTTCCAGCTCTACCACCGGCATACGCTCGACGCGCCGCGCGCGTATACGGTCGAGGCGGGCAAGCGCCTCGCCGACGACGTCTCGCTAGGTCTCGACGGCGGCTATGACTACGTCGTGCACGGTCCGAACGGATTCATGCGCCGCTTCGCCGGCAAGGCTGTGGCGACGCATTGGTGGAGTGCCCGCGCGGCCGTGCCTGAGGTGCGGGAGTCCTACGACGTTGCGAACGGCAACGTTTCGCTGCGCCTCAAGAACGAAGGCACCGCGGCTTGCCGTTTCACGGTGCTCAATGTCTACGATGGCCATAAGACGACGCGGCGCGTGCGCGGCGGCGAAGCCGTGGACCTGTACATCGATCTGCGCGCGTGGCACGGCTGGTACGATCTCGTCGTCAGCGTCGATACCGACGCTTCGTTCGTGCGGGCACTGGCCGGCCACGTCGAGACGGGCCGCAACAGCATGAGCGATCCCGCCTTGGGCGAGGCCTGA